The Neofelis nebulosa isolate mNeoNeb1 chromosome 16, mNeoNeb1.pri, whole genome shotgun sequence genome includes a window with the following:
- the DLG4 gene encoding disks large homolog 4 isoform X6 — MSEGPRAPRSALWLLAPPLLRWAPPLLTVLHSDLFQALLDILDYYEACISESQKYRYQDEDTPPLEHSPAHLPNQANSPPVIVNTDTLEAPGYVNGTEGEMEYEEITLERGNSGLGFSIAGGTDNPHIGDDPSIFITKIIPGGAAAQDGRLRVNDSILFVNEVDVREVTHSAAVEALKEAGSIVRLYVMRRKPPAEKLMEIKLIKGPKGLGFSIAGGVGNQHIPGDNSIYVTKIIEGGAAHKDGRLQIGDKILAVNSVGLEDVMHEDAVAALKNTYDVVYLKVAKPSNAYLSDSYAPPDITTSYSQHLDNEISHSSYLGTDYPTAMTPTSPRRYSPVAKDLLGEEDVPREPRRIVIHRGSTGLGFNIVGGEDGEGIFISFILAGGPADLSGELRKGDQILSVNGVDLRSASHEQAAIALKNAGQTVTIIAQYKPEEYSRFEAKIHDLREQLMNSSLGSGTASLRSNPKRGFYIRALFDYDKTKDCGFLSQALSFRFGDVLHVLDASDEEWWQARRVHPDSEADDIGFIPSKRRVERREWSRLKAKDWGSSSGSQGREDSVLSYETVTQMEVHYARPIIILGPTKDRANDDLLSEFPDKFGSCVPHTTRPKREYEIDGRDYHFVSSREKMEKDIQAHKFIEAGQYNSHLYGTSVQSVREVAEQGKHCILDVSANAVRRLQAAHLHPIAIYIRPRSLENVLEINKRITEEQARKAFDRATKLEQEFTECFSAIVEGDSFEEIYHKVKRVIEDLSGPYIWVPARERL; from the exons atGTCCGAGGGACCCAGAG CTCCCCGGTCAGCCCTCTGGCTCCTGGCCCCCCCACTACTGCGGTGGGCACCCCCTCTCCTCACCGTGCTGCACAGTGACCTCTTCCAGGCCTTGCTGG ACATTCTGGACTATTATGAGGCTTGTATCTCAGAGAGCCAG AAATACCGCTACCAAGATGAAGACACGCCCCCTCTGGAGCACAGCCCGGCCCACCTCCCCAACCAG GCCAATTCTCCTCCTGTGATTGTCAACACAGACACCCTAGAAGCCCCGGGATAT GTGAACGGGACAGAGGGGGAAATGGAATACGAGGAGATCACATTGGAAAGG GGCAACTCAGGTCTGGGCTTCAGCATCGCAGGCGGCACCGACAACCCACACATTGGTGACGACCCGTCCATCTTCATCACCAAGATCATTCCTGGCGGGGCCGCGGCCCAGGACGGCCGCctcag GGTCAACGATAGCATCTTGTTTGTGAATGAGGTGGACGTGCGGGAGGTGACCCACTCAGCCGCGGTGGAGGCCCTCAAGGAGGCGGGCTCCATCGTCCGCCTCTACGTCATGCGGCGGAAGCCTCCAGCTGAGAAGCTTATGGAGATCAAACTCATCAAGGGGCCTAAAG GTCTTGGCTTCAGCATCGCGGGGGGCGTAGGGAACCAACACATCCCCGGAGATAACAGCATCTATGTGACAAAGATCATCGAAGGGGGTGCCGCCCACAAGGACGGGAGGCTGCAGATCGGGGACAAGATTCTAGCG GTCAACAGTGTGGGGCTGGAGGACGTCATGCATGAGGACGCCGTGGCAGCCCTGAAGAACACATATGACGTTGTCTACCTGAAGGTGGCCAAGCCCAGCAATGCCTACCTGAGTGACAGCTACGCTCCCCCAGACATCACAACCT CTTATTCCCAGCACCTGGACAACGAGATTAGTCACAGCAGCTACCTGGGTACCGACTACCCCACAGCCatgacccccacctcccctcgGCGTTACTCCCCGGTGGCCAAGGACCTGCTGGGGGAGGAAGACGTTCCCCGGGAACCGAGGCGCATAGTGATCCACCGGGGCTCCACGGGCCTGGGCTTCAACATTGTGGGTGGCGAGGACGGTGAGGGCATCTTTATCTCCTTCATCCTGGCCGGTGGCCCTGCGGACCTCAGCGGGGAGCTGCGGAAGGGGGACCAGATCCTCTCG GTGAACGGTGTTGACCTCCGCAGTGCCAGCCACGAGCAGGCTGCCATTGCCTTGAAGAACGCGGGCCAGACGGTCACCATCATCGCTCAGTATAAACCGGAAG AGTACAGCCGATTCGAGGCCAAGATCCACGACCTTCGGGAACAGCTCATGAACAGTAGCCTGGGCTCAGGGACCGCCTCCCTGCGGAGCAACCCCAAAAGGGGTTTCTACATCAG GGCCCTGTTTGATTACGACAAGACCAAGGACTGTGGCTTCCTGAGCCAGGCCCTGAGCTTCCGTTTTGGGGACGTGCTGCACGTGCTCGACGCCAGTGACGAGGAGTGGTGGCAGGCACGGCGGGTCCACCCCGACAGCGAGGCCGATGACATCGGCTTCATCCCCAGCAAACGGCG GGTCGAACGACGGGAGTGGTCAAGGTTAAAGGCCAAG GATTGGGGCTCCAGCTCTGGATCACAGG GTCGAGAAGACTCCGTTCTGAGCTACGAGACGGTGACGCAGATGGAAG TGCACTATGCTCGCCCCATCATCATCCTTGGGCCCACCAAGGACCGAGCCAATGATGACCTTCTGTCCGAGTTCCCCGACAAGTTCGGATCCTGTGTTCCCC ATACGACGCGGCCCAAGCGGGAGTATGAGATAGATGGCCGGGATTACCACTTCGTGTCCTCCCgggaaaaaatggagaaggaCATTCAGGCGCACAAGTTCATCGAGGCCGGCCAGTACAACAGCCACCTATATGGAACGAGCGTCCAGTCCGTGCGGGAGGTGGCCGAGCAG gGGAAGCACTGCATCCTCGATGTCTCGGCCAATGCCGTGCGGCGGCTGCAGGCGGCCCACCTGCACCCCATCGCCATCTACATTCGCCCCCGCTCCCTGGAGAATGTGCT AGAGATTAATAAGCGGATCACAGAGGAACAAGCTCGCAAAGCCTTCGACAGAGCCACCAAGCTGGAGCAGGAATTCACAGAGTGCTTCTCAG CCATCGTGGAGGGCGACAGCTTTGAGGAGATCTACCACAAGGTGAAGCGTGTCATCGAGGACCTCTCAGGCCCCTACATCTGGGTCCCAGCCCGAGAGAGACTCTGA
- the DLG4 gene encoding disks large homolog 4 isoform X2 produces the protein MSEGPRAPRSALWLLAPPLLRWAPPLLTVLHSDLFQALLDILDYYEACISESQKYRYQDEDTPPLEHSPAHLPNQVNAPELVHVAERNLSHLEAGHGVVGHAHLSPLKANSPPVIVNTDTLEAPGYLQVNGTEGEMEYEEITLERGNSGLGFSIAGGTDNPHIGDDPSIFITKIIPGGAAAQDGRLRVNDSILFVNEVDVREVTHSAAVEALKEAGSIVRLYVMRRKPPAEKLMEIKLIKGPKGLGFSIAGGVGNQHIPGDNSIYVTKIIEGGAAHKDGRLQIGDKILAVNSVGLEDVMHEDAVAALKNTYDVVYLKVAKPSNAYLSDSYAPPDITTSYSQHLDNEISHSSYLGTDYPTAMTPTSPRRYSPVAKDLLGEEDVPREPRRIVIHRGSTGLGFNIVGGEDGEGIFISFILAGGPADLSGELRKGDQILSVNGVDLRSASHEQAAIALKNAGQTVTIIAQYKPEEYSRFEAKIHDLREQLMNSSLGSGTASLRSNPKRGFYIRALFDYDKTKDCGFLSQALSFRFGDVLHVLDASDEEWWQARRVHPDSEADDIGFIPSKRRVERREWSRLKAKDWGSSSGSQGREDSVLSYETVTQMEVHYARPIIILGPTKDRANDDLLSEFPDKFGSCVPHTTRPKREYEIDGRDYHFVSSREKMEKDIQAHKFIEAGQYNSHLYGTSVQSVREVAEQGKHCILDVSANAVRRLQAAHLHPIAIYIRPRSLENVLEINKRITEEQARKAFDRATKLEQEFTECFSAIVEGDSFEEIYHKVKRVIEDLSGPYIWVPARERL, from the exons atGTCCGAGGGACCCAGAG CTCCCCGGTCAGCCCTCTGGCTCCTGGCCCCCCCACTACTGCGGTGGGCACCCCCTCTCCTCACCGTGCTGCACAGTGACCTCTTCCAGGCCTTGCTGG ACATTCTGGACTATTATGAGGCTTGTATCTCAGAGAGCCAG AAATACCGCTACCAAGATGAAGACACGCCCCCTCTGGAGCACAGCCCGGCCCACCTCCCCAACCAGGTAAACGCCCCCGAGCTGGTGCACGTGGCGGAGAGGAACTTGTCCCACCTCGAGGCCGGCCACGGGGTCGTGGGCCACGCCCACCTCTCCCCCCTCAAG GCCAATTCTCCTCCTGTGATTGTCAACACAGACACCCTAGAAGCCCCGGGATAT TTGCAGGTGAACGGGACAGAGGGGGAAATGGAATACGAGGAGATCACATTGGAAAGG GGCAACTCAGGTCTGGGCTTCAGCATCGCAGGCGGCACCGACAACCCACACATTGGTGACGACCCGTCCATCTTCATCACCAAGATCATTCCTGGCGGGGCCGCGGCCCAGGACGGCCGCctcag GGTCAACGATAGCATCTTGTTTGTGAATGAGGTGGACGTGCGGGAGGTGACCCACTCAGCCGCGGTGGAGGCCCTCAAGGAGGCGGGCTCCATCGTCCGCCTCTACGTCATGCGGCGGAAGCCTCCAGCTGAGAAGCTTATGGAGATCAAACTCATCAAGGGGCCTAAAG GTCTTGGCTTCAGCATCGCGGGGGGCGTAGGGAACCAACACATCCCCGGAGATAACAGCATCTATGTGACAAAGATCATCGAAGGGGGTGCCGCCCACAAGGACGGGAGGCTGCAGATCGGGGACAAGATTCTAGCG GTCAACAGTGTGGGGCTGGAGGACGTCATGCATGAGGACGCCGTGGCAGCCCTGAAGAACACATATGACGTTGTCTACCTGAAGGTGGCCAAGCCCAGCAATGCCTACCTGAGTGACAGCTACGCTCCCCCAGACATCACAACCT CTTATTCCCAGCACCTGGACAACGAGATTAGTCACAGCAGCTACCTGGGTACCGACTACCCCACAGCCatgacccccacctcccctcgGCGTTACTCCCCGGTGGCCAAGGACCTGCTGGGGGAGGAAGACGTTCCCCGGGAACCGAGGCGCATAGTGATCCACCGGGGCTCCACGGGCCTGGGCTTCAACATTGTGGGTGGCGAGGACGGTGAGGGCATCTTTATCTCCTTCATCCTGGCCGGTGGCCCTGCGGACCTCAGCGGGGAGCTGCGGAAGGGGGACCAGATCCTCTCG GTGAACGGTGTTGACCTCCGCAGTGCCAGCCACGAGCAGGCTGCCATTGCCTTGAAGAACGCGGGCCAGACGGTCACCATCATCGCTCAGTATAAACCGGAAG AGTACAGCCGATTCGAGGCCAAGATCCACGACCTTCGGGAACAGCTCATGAACAGTAGCCTGGGCTCAGGGACCGCCTCCCTGCGGAGCAACCCCAAAAGGGGTTTCTACATCAG GGCCCTGTTTGATTACGACAAGACCAAGGACTGTGGCTTCCTGAGCCAGGCCCTGAGCTTCCGTTTTGGGGACGTGCTGCACGTGCTCGACGCCAGTGACGAGGAGTGGTGGCAGGCACGGCGGGTCCACCCCGACAGCGAGGCCGATGACATCGGCTTCATCCCCAGCAAACGGCG GGTCGAACGACGGGAGTGGTCAAGGTTAAAGGCCAAG GATTGGGGCTCCAGCTCTGGATCACAGG GTCGAGAAGACTCCGTTCTGAGCTACGAGACGGTGACGCAGATGGAAG TGCACTATGCTCGCCCCATCATCATCCTTGGGCCCACCAAGGACCGAGCCAATGATGACCTTCTGTCCGAGTTCCCCGACAAGTTCGGATCCTGTGTTCCCC ATACGACGCGGCCCAAGCGGGAGTATGAGATAGATGGCCGGGATTACCACTTCGTGTCCTCCCgggaaaaaatggagaaggaCATTCAGGCGCACAAGTTCATCGAGGCCGGCCAGTACAACAGCCACCTATATGGAACGAGCGTCCAGTCCGTGCGGGAGGTGGCCGAGCAG gGGAAGCACTGCATCCTCGATGTCTCGGCCAATGCCGTGCGGCGGCTGCAGGCGGCCCACCTGCACCCCATCGCCATCTACATTCGCCCCCGCTCCCTGGAGAATGTGCT AGAGATTAATAAGCGGATCACAGAGGAACAAGCTCGCAAAGCCTTCGACAGAGCCACCAAGCTGGAGCAGGAATTCACAGAGTGCTTCTCAG CCATCGTGGAGGGCGACAGCTTTGAGGAGATCTACCACAAGGTGAAGCGTGTCATCGAGGACCTCTCAGGCCCCTACATCTGGGTCCCAGCCCGAGAGAGACTCTGA
- the DLG4 gene encoding disks large homolog 4 isoform X11: MDCLCIVTTKANSPPVIVNTDTLEAPGYVNGTEGEMEYEEITLERGNSGLGFSIAGGTDNPHIGDDPSIFITKIIPGGAAAQDGRLRVNDSILFVNEVDVREVTHSAAVEALKEAGSIVRLYVMRRKPPAEKLMEIKLIKGPKGLGFSIAGGVGNQHIPGDNSIYVTKIIEGGAAHKDGRLQIGDKILAVNSVGLEDVMHEDAVAALKNTYDVVYLKVAKPSNAYLSDSYAPPDITTSYSQHLDNEISHSSYLGTDYPTAMTPTSPRRYSPVAKDLLGEEDVPREPRRIVIHRGSTGLGFNIVGGEDGEGIFISFILAGGPADLSGELRKGDQILSVNGVDLRSASHEQAAIALKNAGQTVTIIAQYKPEEYSRFEAKIHDLREQLMNSSLGSGTASLRSNPKRGFYIRALFDYDKTKDCGFLSQALSFRFGDVLHVLDASDEEWWQARRVHPDSEADDIGFIPSKRRVERREWSRLKAKDWGSSSGSQGREDSVLSYETVTQMEVHYARPIIILGPTKDRANDDLLSEFPDKFGSCVPHTTRPKREYEIDGRDYHFVSSREKMEKDIQAHKFIEAGQYNSHLYGTSVQSVREVAEQGKHCILDVSANAVRRLQAAHLHPIAIYIRPRSLENVLEINKRITEEQARKAFDRATKLEQEFTECFSAIVEGDSFEEIYHKVKRVIEDLSGPYIWVPARERL; encoded by the exons ATGGACTGTCTCTGTATAGTGACAACCAAG GCCAATTCTCCTCCTGTGATTGTCAACACAGACACCCTAGAAGCCCCGGGATAT GTGAACGGGACAGAGGGGGAAATGGAATACGAGGAGATCACATTGGAAAGG GGCAACTCAGGTCTGGGCTTCAGCATCGCAGGCGGCACCGACAACCCACACATTGGTGACGACCCGTCCATCTTCATCACCAAGATCATTCCTGGCGGGGCCGCGGCCCAGGACGGCCGCctcag GGTCAACGATAGCATCTTGTTTGTGAATGAGGTGGACGTGCGGGAGGTGACCCACTCAGCCGCGGTGGAGGCCCTCAAGGAGGCGGGCTCCATCGTCCGCCTCTACGTCATGCGGCGGAAGCCTCCAGCTGAGAAGCTTATGGAGATCAAACTCATCAAGGGGCCTAAAG GTCTTGGCTTCAGCATCGCGGGGGGCGTAGGGAACCAACACATCCCCGGAGATAACAGCATCTATGTGACAAAGATCATCGAAGGGGGTGCCGCCCACAAGGACGGGAGGCTGCAGATCGGGGACAAGATTCTAGCG GTCAACAGTGTGGGGCTGGAGGACGTCATGCATGAGGACGCCGTGGCAGCCCTGAAGAACACATATGACGTTGTCTACCTGAAGGTGGCCAAGCCCAGCAATGCCTACCTGAGTGACAGCTACGCTCCCCCAGACATCACAACCT CTTATTCCCAGCACCTGGACAACGAGATTAGTCACAGCAGCTACCTGGGTACCGACTACCCCACAGCCatgacccccacctcccctcgGCGTTACTCCCCGGTGGCCAAGGACCTGCTGGGGGAGGAAGACGTTCCCCGGGAACCGAGGCGCATAGTGATCCACCGGGGCTCCACGGGCCTGGGCTTCAACATTGTGGGTGGCGAGGACGGTGAGGGCATCTTTATCTCCTTCATCCTGGCCGGTGGCCCTGCGGACCTCAGCGGGGAGCTGCGGAAGGGGGACCAGATCCTCTCG GTGAACGGTGTTGACCTCCGCAGTGCCAGCCACGAGCAGGCTGCCATTGCCTTGAAGAACGCGGGCCAGACGGTCACCATCATCGCTCAGTATAAACCGGAAG AGTACAGCCGATTCGAGGCCAAGATCCACGACCTTCGGGAACAGCTCATGAACAGTAGCCTGGGCTCAGGGACCGCCTCCCTGCGGAGCAACCCCAAAAGGGGTTTCTACATCAG GGCCCTGTTTGATTACGACAAGACCAAGGACTGTGGCTTCCTGAGCCAGGCCCTGAGCTTCCGTTTTGGGGACGTGCTGCACGTGCTCGACGCCAGTGACGAGGAGTGGTGGCAGGCACGGCGGGTCCACCCCGACAGCGAGGCCGATGACATCGGCTTCATCCCCAGCAAACGGCG GGTCGAACGACGGGAGTGGTCAAGGTTAAAGGCCAAG GATTGGGGCTCCAGCTCTGGATCACAGG GTCGAGAAGACTCCGTTCTGAGCTACGAGACGGTGACGCAGATGGAAG TGCACTATGCTCGCCCCATCATCATCCTTGGGCCCACCAAGGACCGAGCCAATGATGACCTTCTGTCCGAGTTCCCCGACAAGTTCGGATCCTGTGTTCCCC ATACGACGCGGCCCAAGCGGGAGTATGAGATAGATGGCCGGGATTACCACTTCGTGTCCTCCCgggaaaaaatggagaaggaCATTCAGGCGCACAAGTTCATCGAGGCCGGCCAGTACAACAGCCACCTATATGGAACGAGCGTCCAGTCCGTGCGGGAGGTGGCCGAGCAG gGGAAGCACTGCATCCTCGATGTCTCGGCCAATGCCGTGCGGCGGCTGCAGGCGGCCCACCTGCACCCCATCGCCATCTACATTCGCCCCCGCTCCCTGGAGAATGTGCT AGAGATTAATAAGCGGATCACAGAGGAACAAGCTCGCAAAGCCTTCGACAGAGCCACCAAGCTGGAGCAGGAATTCACAGAGTGCTTCTCAG CCATCGTGGAGGGCGACAGCTTTGAGGAGATCTACCACAAGGTGAAGCGTGTCATCGAGGACCTCTCAGGCCCCTACATCTGGGTCCCAGCCCGAGAGAGACTCTGA
- the DLG4 gene encoding disks large homolog 4 isoform X10 — MDCLCIVTTKANSPPVIVNTDTLEAPGYLQVNGTEGEMEYEEITLERGNSGLGFSIAGGTDNPHIGDDPSIFITKIIPGGAAAQDGRLRVNDSILFVNEVDVREVTHSAAVEALKEAGSIVRLYVMRRKPPAEKLMEIKLIKGPKGLGFSIAGGVGNQHIPGDNSIYVTKIIEGGAAHKDGRLQIGDKILAVNSVGLEDVMHEDAVAALKNTYDVVYLKVAKPSNAYLSDSYAPPDITTSYSQHLDNEISHSSYLGTDYPTAMTPTSPRRYSPVAKDLLGEEDVPREPRRIVIHRGSTGLGFNIVGGEDGEGIFISFILAGGPADLSGELRKGDQILSVNGVDLRSASHEQAAIALKNAGQTVTIIAQYKPEEYSRFEAKIHDLREQLMNSSLGSGTASLRSNPKRGFYIRALFDYDKTKDCGFLSQALSFRFGDVLHVLDASDEEWWQARRVHPDSEADDIGFIPSKRRVERREWSRLKAKDWGSSSGSQGREDSVLSYETVTQMEVHYARPIIILGPTKDRANDDLLSEFPDKFGSCVPHTTRPKREYEIDGRDYHFVSSREKMEKDIQAHKFIEAGQYNSHLYGTSVQSVREVAEQGKHCILDVSANAVRRLQAAHLHPIAIYIRPRSLENVLEINKRITEEQARKAFDRATKLEQEFTECFSAIVEGDSFEEIYHKVKRVIEDLSGPYIWVPARERL, encoded by the exons ATGGACTGTCTCTGTATAGTGACAACCAAG GCCAATTCTCCTCCTGTGATTGTCAACACAGACACCCTAGAAGCCCCGGGATAT TTGCAGGTGAACGGGACAGAGGGGGAAATGGAATACGAGGAGATCACATTGGAAAGG GGCAACTCAGGTCTGGGCTTCAGCATCGCAGGCGGCACCGACAACCCACACATTGGTGACGACCCGTCCATCTTCATCACCAAGATCATTCCTGGCGGGGCCGCGGCCCAGGACGGCCGCctcag GGTCAACGATAGCATCTTGTTTGTGAATGAGGTGGACGTGCGGGAGGTGACCCACTCAGCCGCGGTGGAGGCCCTCAAGGAGGCGGGCTCCATCGTCCGCCTCTACGTCATGCGGCGGAAGCCTCCAGCTGAGAAGCTTATGGAGATCAAACTCATCAAGGGGCCTAAAG GTCTTGGCTTCAGCATCGCGGGGGGCGTAGGGAACCAACACATCCCCGGAGATAACAGCATCTATGTGACAAAGATCATCGAAGGGGGTGCCGCCCACAAGGACGGGAGGCTGCAGATCGGGGACAAGATTCTAGCG GTCAACAGTGTGGGGCTGGAGGACGTCATGCATGAGGACGCCGTGGCAGCCCTGAAGAACACATATGACGTTGTCTACCTGAAGGTGGCCAAGCCCAGCAATGCCTACCTGAGTGACAGCTACGCTCCCCCAGACATCACAACCT CTTATTCCCAGCACCTGGACAACGAGATTAGTCACAGCAGCTACCTGGGTACCGACTACCCCACAGCCatgacccccacctcccctcgGCGTTACTCCCCGGTGGCCAAGGACCTGCTGGGGGAGGAAGACGTTCCCCGGGAACCGAGGCGCATAGTGATCCACCGGGGCTCCACGGGCCTGGGCTTCAACATTGTGGGTGGCGAGGACGGTGAGGGCATCTTTATCTCCTTCATCCTGGCCGGTGGCCCTGCGGACCTCAGCGGGGAGCTGCGGAAGGGGGACCAGATCCTCTCG GTGAACGGTGTTGACCTCCGCAGTGCCAGCCACGAGCAGGCTGCCATTGCCTTGAAGAACGCGGGCCAGACGGTCACCATCATCGCTCAGTATAAACCGGAAG AGTACAGCCGATTCGAGGCCAAGATCCACGACCTTCGGGAACAGCTCATGAACAGTAGCCTGGGCTCAGGGACCGCCTCCCTGCGGAGCAACCCCAAAAGGGGTTTCTACATCAG GGCCCTGTTTGATTACGACAAGACCAAGGACTGTGGCTTCCTGAGCCAGGCCCTGAGCTTCCGTTTTGGGGACGTGCTGCACGTGCTCGACGCCAGTGACGAGGAGTGGTGGCAGGCACGGCGGGTCCACCCCGACAGCGAGGCCGATGACATCGGCTTCATCCCCAGCAAACGGCG GGTCGAACGACGGGAGTGGTCAAGGTTAAAGGCCAAG GATTGGGGCTCCAGCTCTGGATCACAGG GTCGAGAAGACTCCGTTCTGAGCTACGAGACGGTGACGCAGATGGAAG TGCACTATGCTCGCCCCATCATCATCCTTGGGCCCACCAAGGACCGAGCCAATGATGACCTTCTGTCCGAGTTCCCCGACAAGTTCGGATCCTGTGTTCCCC ATACGACGCGGCCCAAGCGGGAGTATGAGATAGATGGCCGGGATTACCACTTCGTGTCCTCCCgggaaaaaatggagaaggaCATTCAGGCGCACAAGTTCATCGAGGCCGGCCAGTACAACAGCCACCTATATGGAACGAGCGTCCAGTCCGTGCGGGAGGTGGCCGAGCAG gGGAAGCACTGCATCCTCGATGTCTCGGCCAATGCCGTGCGGCGGCTGCAGGCGGCCCACCTGCACCCCATCGCCATCTACATTCGCCCCCGCTCCCTGGAGAATGTGCT AGAGATTAATAAGCGGATCACAGAGGAACAAGCTCGCAAAGCCTTCGACAGAGCCACCAAGCTGGAGCAGGAATTCACAGAGTGCTTCTCAG CCATCGTGGAGGGCGACAGCTTTGAGGAGATCTACCACAAGGTGAAGCGTGTCATCGAGGACCTCTCAGGCCCCTACATCTGGGTCCCAGCCCGAGAGAGACTCTGA